From a single Sander vitreus isolate 19-12246 chromosome 2, sanVit1, whole genome shotgun sequence genomic region:
- the LOC144528703 gene encoding GTPase IMAP family member 9-like: MDSNFGWSRNNEDMRIVMVGKTGIGKSATGNTILGRQCFESKFSAKSMTVDCSKGKAEVDGQQVAVIDTPGLFDTRFGKDRTTKDICQCISYAAPGPHVFLVVIRLGRYTDEEKQTVQRIQEIFGQAADRYSMVLFTHGDQLEDTTIEDFLMESSDLQELVARCNGQYHVFNNKLKDRSQVTELLRKIRNLNQENGGSHYTNKMFQEAERAVEEEKQRILKEKEEQIRKEKEELERKLQEKYEKQMKKMNEQLQAERERERKEREEERERERQEMNEERKREKEERELERKRDREERERETANLMNKMKEQHEKELREEKRKVAEQT; this comes from the exons ATGGACAGCAATTTTG GTTGGAGCAGAAATAATGAGGATATGAGGATAGTTATGGTGGGGAAGACAGGAATTGGGAAGAGTGCCACTGGAAACACCATTCTGGGACGACAGTGCTTTGAATCAAAGTTCAGTGCAAAGTCTATGACTGTAGACTGTTCCAAGGGCAAAGCTGAGGTGGATGGGCAACAGGTGGCTGTTATCGACACCCCAGGCCTGTTTGACACCAGGTTTGGCAAGGATAGAACAACTAAAGATATATGCCAGTGCATCTCTTATGCTGCTCCTGGACCCCATGTGTTCCTGGTGGTCATCCGGCTGGGCAGATACACCGATGAGGAAAAGCAGACAGTGCAAAGGATTCAAGAAATCTTTGGACAGGCTGCAGACAGATACAGCATGGTTCTCTTTACTCATGGGGACCAACTTGAAGACACAACTATTGAAGACTTCTTGATGGAATCCTCAGACCTGCAAGAACTCGTGGCCAGATGCAATGGCCAGTACCATGTCTTCAATAATAAGCTGAAGGATCGCTCTCAGGTCACTGAGCTGCTCCGGAAGATCAGAAATTTAAACCAGGAGAACGGAGGAAGCCACTACACAAACAAGATGTTCCAAGAGGCCGAGAGGGCAGTCGAAGAGGAGAAACAACGCATcctaaaagagaaagaagagcaaatacgcaaagaaaaagaggaattgGAGAGAAAACTTcaggaaaaatatgaaaaacagatgaagaaaatgaatgaacaacttcaggctgagagagagagggagaggaaagagagagaggaggagagggagagggagaggcaggaaatgaatgaggagagaaagagggagaaggaggagagagaattagagagaaagagagacagagaggagagagaaagggagactgCAAACCTGATGAATAAAATGAAGGAACAGCATGAGAAAGAactgagagaggaaaaaagaaaagttgcaGAACAGACATGA